From the Butyrivibrio fibrisolvens genome, one window contains:
- a CDS encoding amino acid ABC transporter ATP-binding protein, whose product MSGNINDQILIDVKNLSKAFDDVSVLENVDLQIRKGEVVAIIGPSGCGKSTFIRTLNQLEKVTGGNILLDGEDITSKSADINQIRRRVGMVFQHFNLFPHLTILQNLTLAPVKLKIMSQKEAQDKASQLLKRVGLYDKKDSYPDSLSGGQKQRIAIARALVMNPEVMLFDEPTSALDPEMVGEVLSLMKELADEGMTMVVVTHEMRFAREVADRVLFFDEKGIKEQGTPEEIFETPKSDRLKEFLSRVL is encoded by the coding sequence TTGAGCGGAAATATAAATGATCAGATTTTAATAGATGTAAAGAATCTTTCTAAAGCTTTTGATGATGTAAGTGTTCTTGAAAATGTAGACCTGCAGATCAGGAAGGGCGAAGTTGTAGCTATCATCGGACCTTCCGGATGCGGCAAGTCAACTTTTATCAGAACTCTTAATCAGCTTGAAAAGGTCACAGGCGGCAATATACTTCTTGACGGCGAGGATATCACTTCAAAGTCAGCTGATATCAACCAGATCAGAAGGAGAGTAGGAATGGTATTCCAGCATTTTAACCTTTTCCCTCACCTTACGATCCTTCAGAATCTCACACTTGCTCCTGTGAAGCTTAAGATTATGTCTCAGAAAGAGGCGCAAGACAAGGCTTCCCAACTCTTAAAAAGAGTAGGACTTTATGACAAAAAAGATTCATATCCTGATAGCCTTTCAGGCGGACAGAAGCAGAGAATCGCAATCGCAAGGGCGCTTGTCATGAACCCTGAAGTGATGCTCTTCGATGAGCCTACATCAGCTCTTGATCCTGAGATGGTTGGAGAGGTTCTGTCTCTTATGAAGGAACTTGCAGATGAAGGCATGACAATGGTTGTCGTAACTCACGAGATGAGATTTGCCAGAGAAGTTGCAGACAGAGTCCTGTTCTTCGATGAAAAGGGTATCAAAGAACAGGGAACTCCCGAAGAGATCTTCGAAACTCCTAAGAGCGACAGACTTAAGG
- a CDS encoding ABC transporter substrate-binding protein/permease: MKKKLLILQAIIMMLAATGCSAEDKGKSVESVDDLPGATIGVQLGTTGDIYASDYEAPEYGSTVERFNKITDAVQALKQSKIDCVIADEQPAIASIETEPGLVILDEPFALEEYAMVVAKDNNELLANINDALVQLKDDGTLDSIIANYIGDDTKGKTPYVSPEGTTYENGTLVVATNAAFKPYEYYDGNEVVGIDIDIIRAIGDILHMDIEIEDIEFDAIISAVSSHKADVGIAGMTMTQERAKSINFSDSYVTSKQVMIVRGDNASFSNMGFVDKIYQNFVQNDRWAYVLSGLKNTLIIALCAVILGVFIGFLVGIVRVAHDKTGVLPILNAICKLYLTIIRGTPAMIQLLIIYYVVFQSVNISKILVAVIAFAINSGAYVAEIIRGGIMSIDEGQTEAGRSLGLNYRQTMIYIILPQAVKNVLPSLANEFITLIKETSICGYIGLMDLTRGGDIIRSQTYEPFLPLIAVALIYLVIVEILTVLVGRWEKSLRKSDR; encoded by the coding sequence ATGAAGAAGAAATTATTAATTTTACAAGCTATTATTATGATGCTGGCAGCAACAGGCTGCAGTGCAGAAGATAAGGGTAAGAGCGTCGAGTCTGTTGATGATCTTCCGGGTGCTACTATAGGTGTTCAGCTTGGTACGACTGGCGATATCTATGCAAGTGATTATGAAGCTCCGGAGTATGGATCTACTGTAGAGAGATTTAATAAAATTACAGACGCTGTTCAGGCTCTGAAGCAGAGCAAGATCGACTGCGTTATAGCAGATGAGCAGCCTGCTATTGCTTCTATAGAGACAGAGCCCGGTCTTGTGATCTTAGATGAGCCTTTTGCTCTTGAAGAGTATGCAATGGTTGTTGCCAAGGACAATAATGAGCTTCTTGCCAATATCAATGATGCTCTGGTTCAGCTCAAGGATGATGGTACACTTGACAGCATCATAGCCAATTATATAGGCGATGATACTAAAGGTAAGACTCCATACGTAAGTCCTGAAGGAACTACTTATGAGAACGGAACTTTGGTAGTAGCTACCAATGCTGCATTTAAGCCTTATGAATACTATGATGGCAATGAGGTCGTTGGTATTGATATAGATATCATCCGTGCTATAGGTGACATCCTTCATATGGATATCGAGATTGAGGATATTGAGTTTGATGCTATCATAAGTGCAGTCAGCTCACACAAGGCTGATGTTGGTATCGCTGGTATGACTATGACCCAGGAGAGAGCCAAGTCCATCAACTTCTCCGATTCATATGTTACAAGTAAACAGGTCATGATAGTTCGCGGTGACAATGCATCTTTTTCCAACATGGGTTTTGTAGACAAAATCTATCAGAACTTCGTACAAAATGACAGATGGGCATATGTACTCTCTGGACTTAAGAACACTCTTATCATAGCGCTGTGTGCTGTAATCCTTGGTGTGTTCATAGGTTTCCTTGTAGGTATCGTAAGAGTTGCTCATGATAAGACCGGTGTACTTCCTATACTTAATGCTATCTGCAAGCTGTATCTTACGATCATCCGCGGAACACCGGCTATGATCCAGCTCCTTATCATCTACTATGTAGTATTCCAGTCAGTTAATATATCCAAGATTCTGGTTGCAGTTATAGCTTTTGCCATTAACTCTGGTGCATACGTAGCTGAGATCATAAGAGGCGGTATCATGTCTATTGATGAAGGTCAGACAGAAGCAGGACGCAGCCTTGGCCTTAATTACAGGCAGACTATGATCTACATAATCCTTCCGCAGGCAGTCAAGAACGTACTTCCTTCACTTGCCAACGAGTTCATCACTCTTATTAAGGAGACTTCTATCTGCGGTTATATCGGCCTTATGGATCTTACAAGAGGCGGAGATATTATCAGAAGCCAGACTTATGAACCGTTCCTTCCTCTTATAGCTGTAGCTCTTATCTATCTTGTGATCGTAGAGATCCTTACAGTGCTTGTAGGCAGATGGGAGAAGAGTCTTCGCAAATCCGACAGATAA
- the mnmA gene encoding tRNA 2-thiouridine(34) synthase MnmA: protein MSKKVVVGMSGGVDSSVCAYLLKEQGYEVIGATMQIWQSDECKIEKEGSCCGISAVEDARRVAECLDIPYYVMNFRQEFRKDVIDRFTSSYLKGLTPNPCIACNRYVKWGAFLKRASEIGADFLATGHYARVEQLPNGRFSVKKSVTAEKDQTYVLYNLTQEELAHTLMPVGEYTKPQIREIAEKLNLPVAHKKDSQDICFVEDGDYARFIKEETGTLGKKGVFKLVDGEVVGKHTGTVQYTIGQRKGLGIALGHPVYVTGIDAETGDVILGSNDDLFSDVVYATDINHMGEERFDENKTYTAKVRYSQTSVPCHVKYVDDNTIKIEFESKVRAATPGQAAVIYDGEFIAGGGMIIRK, encoded by the coding sequence ATGAGTAAAAAAGTTGTAGTAGGTATGTCAGGCGGTGTGGATTCATCAGTTTGTGCCTATCTGTTAAAAGAACAGGGATATGAAGTCATCGGAGCTACCATGCAGATATGGCAGTCTGATGAATGCAAGATAGAAAAAGAAGGAAGCTGCTGCGGAATCTCTGCTGTAGAGGATGCAAGGAGAGTAGCAGAGTGTCTGGATATCCCCTATTATGTCATGAACTTCAGGCAGGAGTTCAGGAAGGATGTTATCGACCGCTTCACAAGCTCATATCTTAAGGGACTTACACCTAACCCGTGTATTGCCTGCAACAGATATGTGAAGTGGGGAGCTTTTCTAAAGCGCGCCAGCGAGATAGGTGCAGACTTCCTTGCAACAGGCCACTATGCAAGAGTAGAACAGCTCCCAAATGGAAGATTCTCTGTAAAGAAGTCTGTGACTGCTGAGAAGGACCAGACCTATGTCCTTTACAACCTGACTCAGGAAGAGCTCGCCCATACCCTTATGCCTGTAGGCGAATATACCAAGCCCCAGATAAGAGAGATAGCAGAGAAGTTAAACCTTCCGGTTGCACACAAGAAGGACAGTCAGGATATATGCTTTGTAGAAGATGGCGATTATGCCCGCTTTATCAAGGAAGAGACAGGTACTCTTGGCAAAAAAGGTGTGTTTAAACTGGTAGACGGAGAGGTTGTCGGCAAGCATACAGGAACAGTCCAGTACACAATAGGCCAGCGCAAAGGCCTTGGAATAGCTCTCGGTCACCCTGTATATGTAACCGGAATAGATGCAGAGACAGGAGATGTTATCCTTGGTTCTAATGATGACCTTTTTAGCGATGTTGTATATGCAACAGACATCAATCACATGGGTGAGGAGCGCTTCGATGAGAATAAGACTTATACTGCGAAGGTAAGATATTCTCAGACCAGCGTACCTTGCCACGTAAAATATGTTGATGACAACACTATTAAAATTGAATTTGAAAGCAAAGTCCGCGCCGCAACACCAGGCCAGGCAGCAGTAATCTACGATGGTGAATTCATCGCAGGTGGCGGAATGATAATTAGGAAATAA
- a CDS encoding cysteine desulfurase family protein encodes MIYLDHAATTRPESAVVEAMIPFLTDNYMNPSSFYQPAVRTRMQVERARRNIAQFINAPYDSIIFTSGGTESDNWAIRMGVKISEDKGKHIITTRIEHPAVLNTARFMQEQGYEVTYLDVDSTGRIDLESFENAIRKDTVLISIMHANNELGTIQPIREIGRIAHDHGILFHTDAVQTFGHLKIDVNECNIDLLSASAHKLYGPKGIGLLYIKDRKKFAKLLFGGSQELGLRPGTENVADIIGFDKAVEIAACKMDADTAIISALRDSLKSGILNNIRGAIINENENEHLPGTLNVTFPDVSAETILIRLDLNGICASAGSACSAGALEPSHVLTAIGKSEDEAGRTIRFSIGRENTQDDIDKTVKVLSELFS; translated from the coding sequence ATGATATATCTTGATCACGCGGCTACGACCCGCCCGGAATCAGCTGTAGTAGAAGCTATGATTCCTTTTTTGACTGATAATTATATGAACCCTTCATCGTTCTACCAGCCTGCAGTCAGAACCAGAATGCAGGTAGAGAGAGCCAGAAGGAATATCGCACAGTTTATAAATGCTCCATATGACAGCATCATATTCACAAGCGGCGGTACTGAGTCTGATAACTGGGCTATCCGCATGGGAGTAAAGATAAGTGAAGATAAGGGAAAACATATTATAACAACCAGGATAGAGCACCCGGCTGTCCTTAATACAGCCCGCTTCATGCAGGAACAGGGATATGAAGTTACATATCTTGATGTGGACAGCACCGGACGTATAGATCTTGAAAGCTTTGAAAACGCTATACGTAAGGACACAGTTCTTATATCTATAATGCATGCCAACAATGAGCTTGGAACTATCCAGCCTATCAGGGAGATAGGAAGAATAGCCCATGATCATGGTATATTGTTTCATACAGATGCAGTTCAGACCTTTGGACATTTGAAAATAGATGTAAATGAGTGTAATATTGATCTTCTGAGCGCCAGTGCACATAAGCTGTATGGGCCTAAAGGAATCGGCCTTTTATATATCAAAGACAGGAAGAAGTTTGCAAAACTCTTATTTGGAGGAAGCCAGGAGCTTGGACTTCGCCCCGGAACTGAGAATGTAGCTGATATCATAGGTTTTGACAAGGCTGTAGAGATAGCTGCTTGCAAGATGGATGCAGATACAGCTATTATAAGTGCTTTAAGAGATAGTCTTAAAAGTGGGATTCTTAATAATATAAGAGGCGCCATTATTAATGAAAATGAAAATGAGCATCTTCCGGGAACTTTAAATGTAACATTTCCGGATGTAAGCGCCGAAACAATCCTTATAAGGCTTGATCTAAACGGTATATGTGCATCAGCCGGAAGTGCCTGCAGCGCAGGAGCCTTAGAGCCTTCGCATGTATTAACTGCGATAGGTAAGAGCGAGGATGAAGCCGGAAGGACTATCCGCTTTAGTATAGGAAGAGAGAATACGCAGGATGATATAGATAAGACTGTGAAGGTGTTATCAGAGCTTTTTTCCTGA
- a CDS encoding O-acetylhomoserine aminocarboxypropyltransferase/cysteine synthase family protein: protein MSEHNYKFETLQLHVGQEQADPTTDSRAVPIYQTTSYVFHSAQHAADRFNLRDAGNIYGRLTNSTQGVLEERIAALEGGVAALGVAAGAAAVTYAILALAKAGDNVVAQKTIYGGSYNLLDQTLPGYGISTTFVDVHNLDEVEKAINDKTKAVFIETLGNPHSDIPDIDALAELAHKHGIPLVIDNTFGTPYLIRPIEHGADVVVHSATKFIGGHGTTLGGIIVDSGKFDWKASGKFPQFTEPNASYHGVSFVDAAGPAAFVTYIRAILLRDTGATLAPISAWILLQGLETLSLRLERHAENTKKVVEFLANHPLVEKVNHPSLPDHPDHELYNKYFPNGGASIFTFNIKGGQKEAYAFIDGLKIFSLLANVADVKSLVIHPYDTTHAEMTPEQLEAAGIYQNTIRLSIGTEHIDDILWDLEQGFKAVAEVSPELVEKAV, encoded by the coding sequence ATGAGCGAACATAATTACAAATTTGAAACATTACAGTTACATGTAGGTCAGGAACAGGCGGATCCTACTACAGATTCAAGAGCAGTACCGATCTATCAGACAACATCATATGTATTCCACAGTGCACAGCATGCTGCAGACAGATTTAACTTAAGAGATGCAGGTAACATATACGGAAGACTTACAAACTCAACTCAGGGCGTACTTGAAGAGAGAATAGCAGCTCTTGAAGGCGGCGTAGCAGCACTTGGAGTTGCAGCAGGAGCAGCAGCTGTAACATATGCAATACTTGCACTTGCTAAGGCAGGCGACAACGTAGTAGCACAAAAGACAATCTACGGAGGAAGCTATAACCTCCTTGATCAGACACTTCCCGGATATGGCATCAGCACAACATTTGTAGATGTACATAACCTTGACGAAGTTGAAAAAGCTATTAACGATAAGACTAAAGCAGTCTTCATTGAAACTCTTGGAAATCCTCATTCGGATATTCCGGACATCGATGCACTTGCAGAGCTTGCTCATAAGCACGGCATACCGCTTGTGATCGATAATACATTTGGAACACCTTACCTTATCAGACCTATCGAACATGGCGCAGATGTCGTAGTACACTCTGCGACCAAGTTCATAGGCGGACATGGAACAACACTCGGCGGAATCATTGTAGACAGCGGTAAGTTTGACTGGAAGGCTTCAGGTAAGTTCCCTCAGTTCACAGAGCCCAATGCAAGCTATCATGGCGTATCCTTCGTAGACGCAGCAGGCCCTGCAGCATTCGTAACTTACATAAGAGCTATCCTTTTAAGAGATACAGGAGCAACACTTGCACCTATCAGCGCATGGATCCTCCTTCAGGGACTTGAGACACTTTCACTTCGTCTTGAAAGACACGCTGAGAATACCAAGAAGGTTGTAGAGTTCCTTGCTAATCACCCTCTTGTAGAGAAGGTTAACCATCCATCTCTTCCTGATCATCCTGATCATGAGCTTTATAACAAGTACTTCCCGAATGGAGGCGCTTCAATCTTCACATTCAACATCAAGGGTGGCCAGAAGGAAGCATATGCATTCATCGATGGACTTAAGATCTTCTCACTTCTTGCTAACGTAGCAGATGTTAAGAGCCTTGTAATCCATCCTTATGACACAACACATGCAGAGATGACACCTGAGCAGCTTGAGGCGGCTGGTATCTACCAGAACACAATCCGTCTCTCAATTGGAACAGAGCACATCGACGACATTCTCTGGGATCTCGAGCAGGGCTTCAAGGCAGTAGCAGAGGTTAGCCCTGAGCTCGTAGAAAAAGCAGTATAA
- a CDS encoding LysR family transcriptional regulator, which yields MTLQQMKYVIEIAERGSINEASKALYISQPSLSGAVREIEKELGISIFSRSNRGITLTTEGSEFVGYARQILEQYKLMEDHYQGKPENEKKFYVSAQHYTFAVEAFSKTILKAGMDEYDFAIYETRTSEIIQDVKNMRSELGILYLNNFNEKVLSDDFKENNLVFTELFTCNTYAYLSSDHPLAGEKSVSISDLEEYPCLSFHQGEKNSFYYAEEVLSTYPYKKIIHVNDRATALNMMTLLDGFTLCSGVICKELNGDGYTSIPLQSDEVMRIGYIKRSDTKLSPIAKQFIKEMKKYG from the coding sequence ATGACACTACAGCAGATGAAATATGTAATAGAAATTGCAGAACGCGGTTCCATCAATGAAGCTTCCAAAGCTCTCTACATATCACAGCCAAGCCTGTCAGGAGCTGTGCGAGAGATTGAGAAGGAACTTGGGATCAGCATCTTTTCAAGAAGTAACAGAGGCATAACACTTACTACAGAAGGCAGTGAATTCGTAGGCTATGCCCGCCAGATCTTAGAGCAGTACAAACTCATGGAAGACCACTATCAGGGCAAGCCTGAAAACGAGAAGAAATTCTACGTATCTGCACAGCACTATACATTCGCTGTAGAAGCTTTCTCCAAGACTATATTAAAAGCAGGAATGGATGAATATGACTTCGCCATATACGAGACAAGAACAAGCGAGATAATCCAGGATGTCAAGAATATGCGAAGTGAACTTGGAATCCTGTATCTTAACAACTTCAATGAAAAAGTACTAAGTGATGATTTTAAGGAGAACAATCTGGTGTTCACAGAGCTGTTCACCTGCAATACCTACGCATATCTAAGTTCAGATCATCCTCTTGCCGGTGAAAAGAGTGTATCCATAAGCGACTTGGAAGAATACCCTTGCCTATCTTTCCATCAGGGAGAGAAAAATTCCTTCTATTATGCAGAGGAAGTTCTGAGCACATATCCTTATAAAAAAATAATCCATGTAAATGACAGAGCGACTGCCCTTAATATGATGACTCTCTTAGACGGTTTCACTCTGTGCAGCGGTGTCATCTGCAAAGAGCTCAACGGAGATGGATACACATCCATCCCTCTTCAAAGTGATGAGGTAATGCGCATAGGCTATATCAAGCGATCTGACACCAAGCTATCTCCAATCGCCAAGCAGTTTATAAAAGAGATGAAAAAATATGGGTAA
- a CDS encoding nucleoside phosphorylase: MITKNEIPVLEYDDTSLEVIAPDHDFEDTKLPEKCLFTFLGDVVDEYAKAHNAKVAREFITVSHNVNIYILHEDQEDIGLVQSTIGAPAATSLMDTLVSCGCKKVIAVGSCGVLAELPENAFLVPTKALRDEGTSYHYMPASRYIELDKEPIAAIEDTFKKHNLPFIPCTTWTTDGFFRETKDMVSYRLEEGCQVVEMECAALAACCRKRGASFGQFLFTADSLSNVHEYDARDFGKDSHEKALLLGLDILRNF, from the coding sequence ATGATAACCAAAAATGAAATCCCGGTTTTAGAATACGACGACACATCGCTTGAAGTCATTGCACCTGACCATGACTTTGAGGATACAAAACTCCCTGAGAAGTGCCTTTTTACCTTCCTTGGAGACGTAGTAGATGAATATGCCAAGGCGCATAATGCTAAGGTAGCAAGAGAATTTATAACAGTATCTCACAACGTCAACATCTACATACTCCATGAGGACCAGGAGGATATCGGCCTTGTGCAGTCCACTATAGGAGCACCGGCAGCAACATCACTTATGGATACCCTGGTATCCTGCGGCTGCAAGAAAGTAATCGCAGTAGGCTCCTGCGGCGTACTTGCAGAGCTTCCTGAGAATGCATTCCTTGTGCCAACAAAGGCTCTGAGAGATGAAGGTACATCTTACCACTACATGCCTGCATCAAGATATATAGAACTGGATAAGGAACCTATCGCAGCAATAGAAGATACCTTCAAAAAGCATAACCTACCATTCATCCCCTGTACCACCTGGACTACAGACGGGTTCTTTAGAGAGACCAAAGACATGGTTAGTTACCGCCTGGAGGAAGGCTGCCAGGTAGTTGAAATGGAATGCGCAGCTCTTGCAGCCTGCTGCAGGAAAAGAGGTGCAAGCTTTGGTCAGTTCCTTTTTACCGCCGATTCTCTTTCCAACGTTCACGAATACGACGCCAGAGACTTCGGAAAAGATTCTCATGAAAAGGCGCTGCTCTTGGGACTTGATATTCTAAGAAACTTCTAA
- a CDS encoding GNAT family N-acetyltransferase: protein MRIKEQQYQLPNGEIAIIKSAGPEDAMQIKTHRELTSSETHFMAREPEDGQMNLERITEILKGVSESDRDFMVTAYVDGKVVGDLGVTLVRPHVKYLHRGYLGMSIRQTYTGMGLGSFMMKTALEQARENGFEQVELGVFADNDRARHLYKKFGFKEYGVNPRAFKLKDGTYIDEIIMANIFDEE from the coding sequence ATGAGAATCAAAGAACAGCAATACCAACTCCCCAATGGTGAAATAGCCATTATAAAAAGTGCAGGCCCTGAAGATGCCATGCAGATCAAAACTCATAGAGAGTTGACTTCTTCCGAGACCCATTTCATGGCAAGAGAACCAGAAGATGGTCAGATGAATCTGGAAAGAATTACCGAAATCCTGAAAGGTGTTTCGGAAAGCGACAGAGACTTCATGGTAACAGCCTATGTTGATGGCAAGGTAGTAGGTGATCTTGGAGTTACCCTTGTAAGACCACATGTAAAATATCTCCACCGCGGATACCTTGGAATGTCCATCCGCCAGACGTATACCGGCATGGGTCTTGGAAGCTTCATGATGAAGACAGCCCTTGAACAGGCCAGAGAGAACGGCTTTGAGCAGGTAGAACTTGGCGTATTTGCAGACAACGACAGAGCAAGACATCTCTACAAGAAATTCGGCTTTAAGGAATATGGCGTAAACCCAAGAGCCTTCAAACTTAAAGACGGCACTTACATTGATGAGATAATCATGGCGAATATTTTTGACGAGGAATAA
- a CDS encoding GNAT family N-acetyltransferase, which produces MSLKLIKLTKEYEHQLGEMIDEWKEDQVKNNTDRSPYAIFKNDYHDFDYYLENLELKEARDGLVPDSTFFLLDEDRNRLLGAVNIRHYLNDHLLREGGHIGDGIRPSERRKGYATKMIGMALEECRKLGIENVLISCHKTNIGSAKSIMNNGGVLENEVTDEDGEILQRYWITL; this is translated from the coding sequence ATGAGTCTTAAGCTGATCAAACTAACAAAAGAATACGAACACCAGCTTGGTGAGATGATCGATGAATGGAAAGAAGACCAGGTCAAAAATAATACTGATCGCTCACCTTATGCGATCTTTAAAAATGATTATCACGATTTTGATTACTATCTTGAGAATCTGGAACTTAAGGAAGCAAGAGACGGACTTGTTCCAGACTCAACTTTTTTCCTTCTGGATGAAGACAGGAACAGACTCCTTGGTGCAGTCAACATAAGACACTACCTGAATGATCACCTTCTTAGAGAAGGCGGACATATAGGCGATGGCATAAGACCTTCAGAAAGACGTAAAGGTTACGCTACTAAGATGATTGGCATGGCGCTTGAAGAATGCAGGAAGCTTGGAATAGAAAATGTCCTTATAAGTTGCCATAAGACCAATATAGGCTCTGCCAAGTCCATAATGAATAACGGTGGAGTCCTTGAAAATGAGGTCACAGATGAAGACGGCGAAATTCTGCAGAGATACTGGATCACATTATAA
- a CDS encoding MATE family efflux transporter, whose translation MKNQKTSILNMTEGNPVALIIQFSIPMLIGNLFQQLYNLVDSIIVGQFVGADALAAIGATGSVTFLFFALCNGIGSGGGIITSQFFGKGNVEEIKSCIVNTGYIMLVFPLIVGICAFFLAGPTLALLGTPDDIMGDAVLYMQIMCVGLIFVSLYNYASSMLRALGDSKTPLYFLVFSCILNTGLDVLFVCGLHMSVAGAGIATVISQFISGISCLLYAIARNEYFHMTRDDMKYDTQISIKVLKLGIPLSLQFSLIAISCMALQKVVNSYGKIAVAAFTATSRIEQIIHQPYQTLGAALSTFTGQNYGAGKKKRITEGYHKGLLLMFIFSVLMLPIIQLFGEYMIRLFVEDEPVIVMGAKALKITSFFYVMLGMIYVVRGVLNGLGDSFFALFNGIVEVFGRFTVPFMLTAIPAIGLWGIWWSVGIVWAISGITAWMRYRYFKKRMAIDQSL comes from the coding sequence GTGAAAAATCAAAAAACATCAATCTTAAACATGACCGAGGGTAATCCGGTCGCACTTATAATACAATTTTCGATACCCATGCTCATCGGTAATCTGTTCCAGCAGCTTTACAACCTGGTGGATTCTATTATCGTGGGACAATTCGTAGGAGCAGATGCCCTGGCAGCGATAGGTGCAACAGGATCTGTAACGTTTCTGTTTTTCGCGCTCTGCAATGGTATTGGCAGCGGCGGCGGAATCATAACATCACAGTTTTTTGGAAAAGGAAATGTAGAAGAAATAAAGTCCTGTATCGTAAATACAGGTTATATAATGCTGGTATTTCCTCTGATCGTGGGAATCTGTGCCTTCTTTCTGGCAGGACCCACATTAGCTCTTTTGGGAACACCGGACGATATCATGGGTGATGCAGTTCTCTACATGCAGATCATGTGTGTTGGTCTTATCTTTGTATCACTATATAACTATGCATCTTCAATGCTTAGAGCACTGGGAGACTCCAAGACTCCCCTTTATTTTCTTGTCTTTTCATGTATTCTGAATACTGGTCTTGACGTACTTTTCGTATGCGGACTGCATATGAGTGTAGCAGGCGCAGGTATTGCAACTGTGATCTCTCAGTTTATATCAGGCATCAGCTGCCTTTTATATGCGATAGCAAGAAACGAATACTTCCATATGACAAGAGATGATATGAAGTATGACACGCAGATTTCCATTAAAGTTCTCAAACTAGGAATTCCACTGTCACTCCAGTTTTCCCTGATCGCAATATCATGTATGGCCCTTCAGAAGGTTGTTAATTCTTATGGCAAAATAGCTGTTGCCGCATTCACAGCTACAAGCAGAATCGAGCAGATAATCCACCAGCCCTACCAGACACTTGGTGCAGCCCTTTCAACCTTTACCGGCCAGAACTACGGAGCAGGCAAGAAAAAGAGGATTACAGAAGGCTACCACAAAGGCCTTTTGCTTATGTTCATCTTCTCAGTACTGATGCTGCCTATAATACAGCTTTTCGGCGAGTATATGATAAGGCTATTCGTTGAAGACGAACCAGTTATTGTTATGGGTGCGAAGGCCCTCAAGATAACAAGCTTTTTTTATGTGATGCTTGGAATGATCTATGTTGTAAGAGGCGTATTGAACGGTCTTGGAGATTCCTTTTTTGCCCTATTTAATGGAATAGTAGAAGTCTTTGGAAGATTTACAGTTCCCTTCATGCTGACAGCAATCCCTGCAATCGGCCTGTGGGGAATATGGTGGTCTGTCGGAATCGTATGGGCGATAAGCGGAATCACAGCCTGGATGAGGTATAGGTACTTCAAAAAGAGGATGGCAATCGATCAGTCGCTATAA